The genomic window TTCTGCTCGTAGTTATGTGGGGTATAAGGCCCGCTGGGGGTCGGAAAAGTAGTCGGGCCATCCACGATGATGTCGGTCGGCTTGGCGCCTGCTTCAAATGCTGTCGTATACACATACGGCTTGAAGGACGATCCAGCCTGACGTTCCGCCTGGGTCGCCCGATTGAACTGCGACAGCGCGAAGTCACGACCTCCCACCATCGCCACCACCTCACCGGTCGCATTGTCCATCGCCATTAGCGAAGCCTGCGCGCCTGAGTCCTGTTGCAGCGAGGCTCGCAGCGTACCGTCAGGCCGACTTCCTTCAATGCGTGCATAGACGATGTCTCCGGTACGCAAAAAACTGTCTCCGTCCACATTTTGCGTCCACGCCCAGTCTTCCGGTCCCAGCACAGCCTGCTGGTTGCCGAGCTTCACGACAACTCGCTTCGCAGCGACCTCGGTCACAACTCCATGGACATAGGTTCCTTTGACAACTTCCTGTGTCCAATCAGGGTTTTTATAGCTATCCAAGTCCATTCCCGAGAGCACTACATTGCGCAGATTGCCTTTCCATCCCTCTCGGCGTTCGTAGGAAGCAGTACCATTCAGCACAGCTTGATTTGCAATCTGTTGCAGACCCAGATCCAGCGTCGTGTACACGCGCAAGCCTGCTCCGTGCACCTCTTCCACGCCGTACTCTTTTTCCAGTTGCCGCCGTACTTCTTCTACAAAGTAAGGCGCGACACTGTTGGCAGGAGCCTCAAGATGCAGACCAAGCGGCGCACTCTTCGCTGCATCGGCCTGCGCTTGTGAAATCTTGCCGTCGTGCAGCATTTCGTTGAGCACCAGATTGCGCCGTTTCAACGCACGCTCCGGATAGCGTGCGGGCGAGTAATACTCCGGCCCCTTGGGCAACGCAGCCAATAGAGCGGCCTCCGGTAAAGTCAGATCCCGCACATGTTTGCTGAAGTAATACTCCGAGCCAGCCTCGAATCCGTACGTTCCCCGCCCCAGATAAATCTGGTTCGCATAGAGTTCGAAGATCTGCTGCTTGGTGAACCGCCGCTCGATCTGCATGGAAAGAAAGATCTCCTGCAGCTTGCGTCCATAGGTCTTCTCCGACGAGAGAAAGAGATTCCTCGCCAGTTGCATGGTAATGGTGGATGCACCCTGCGCTCGCTGGTCTTCATGCAGATCGCGATACGCCGCCTCCACTGCCCGCATCAGATTCACTCCCCAGTTGCTCTCAAAGCTCTTGTCTTCAATAGAGATAATCGCCTCCCGCAGCATGGGAGGAAACTCCGCATAAGGCACAACCACGCGGCGCTCCAGCGCAAAAGACCCGAAGACCTTTCCGTGAACATCTAATAGTTCGGTCGTTGTGCTGGGACGATATCGCGCAAGGTCCGTCATTTGCGGCAGATTGATGGAGTAGATCAACATCAAGCCACACATCGCACCAAAAACCGCGGATGCGCCAAGCAATGCAAAAAACGTCATTCGCCTGGCGATACGACGGCTGGGATAGTCCGGCCCATTCAAGGTAGCGCGACGAATAACCCGCTGCCATGTCGGTTCAGTTTCGACCTCGGGGGGTCGAGGTCCACGGCTGAATATGCTCTGCACGACCTCTTCACGATAGCACGGCCAGCCACGAAATCGTGACCGGCCGTGCCATCGAAACCAGAGCCATCAATACCCTTTCGGGAATCTAAGCTGCTTTGTTCTTCAAGAGTTCAAGCGCCTTCGTCAGTTGGTCATCCACGGTAACAGAGGGCTTCTGAGGAGCTGCCACCGGCTTGCTCTCCGAGGTCTCATCGTCATCTTCATCTTCGTCAGGAATATTCGAAGCCACCAGCACTTGCGGCATGACGGCATCGTCCTGCAACTTCTTGCCGGAAGGAGACTCGTACTTCGCAACGGTCAGAATTACCGCTCCACCATCGGGAAGCTCGAATGTCTTCTGTTGCGCTCCCTCTCCGAAGGTCCTCTCTCCAACGAGTTCAGCACGTTTGTTGTCCAGCAGAGCAGCAGCCACCAGCTCCGCCGGGCCTGACGTTCCACGATTCACCAGAACCTCGATCGGCGCCGTCGCATTGATGGTCTTCGACGGGTCGACGGAGAATGTCTGTTTCTCTACCTTCTGCCCTTCAAGCGATGCAATCGTTCCGCTCGGCAACAGGAAGTTCGCAAGCCGCATCGCATCAGGCATATCACCGGCAGCAACATTGCGGAGGTCAAGCAGGATCTTCTTGTTCCCCGCCTTCTGCATGCCCTTCAACTTCTGCTCTACCTGCTGAACATGCTCGTGGTCCAGGATGTCCGGCTTCAGATACAGGATCGACGAATTCTCATACATCGTCTCTGAAACGGGAGGATAATCCACTACCGCTCGCGTCATGGTCAGCTTGTCTGGAGCGGCCTTGCGCGGCCGCACCACTGAGATCGTCAACTCGCTTCCGGAATCGCCTTCGAGCATCTTGCGAATCATGACCAGCGAGAGGTCTCGCGTATCCAGCGTTCCAATCGCCTCGATGATGTCACCGTCGTTTAGGTTGGCTTTGTCCGCCGGGCTTCCCGGAATCACGGATACGACAGTGGCATAGCCGAACCGCTTCGACACATTGATGCCAACCTGTGCTTTGCCGCCCTTGTCGGTCTTGTAGTTCTTGTATTCTTCCGGCGTTAGGTAGCTTGAGTCCGTATCCAGCGATTCCAGCAGCCCGCGCAGCGCGCCGTTGGTCACACTGTTGATATTCGGATCAACAACATAGTCGGTCTGGATATGCCGCAAGACTTCGCTGTAAACATTGATCTGGTTGTATGCGCCGTCCTGCTCCGATGCCGCGCTTACGCCGCTTGAGTTCACGCCCAGAAAAACAGTCAACACCAGCACAACCGAGACAACGAGCAGCAGGATCTTTGAAATCTTAGGCATAAGGCGAAACAATCTCCACGGACATCTGCGAATCAGGGATTAGACGTTCCCCACTGTCGAAATGATACTCTCGTACGAAGATTGCGCGATACGGGATGGCAATACGACATTGGTGGCGGTGGGCAGAATCGAACTGCCGACCTACGGGTTATGAGTCCGTCGCTCTAACCATCTGAGCTACACCGCCCTGAATGTGTATTGGCTGTACCAGCAGGAGCATCGCGCGACGAGCAGTTTCAGGAGAAACGTCGCGGCACAGCCAGTTCCAATCATACTTGATTCGCGCCCCAGCGAAAAGCTCCCGCCAATCGTTCTGGGGGTCATCCCTGCGCGGCTGGCTTCCACGCGACTTCCTCGCAAGGTCCTCCGTACGATTGCCGGTAAACCTATGCTGGCGTGGGTCTACGAGGCCGCGAAGGCTTGCCCGCAGCTCAGCGATGTCCTAATCGCAACCGATTCCCCCGAAGTCGCGGACCTCTGTGAGCGCAACGGCTGGGCTTTTCAGATGACCTCTCCCGACCTGCCCAGCGGCACCGACCGCGTCCACGCCGTCTCCCAACTCGTACACGCCGACATTTACGTCAATATCCAGGGCGACGAGCCTCTGCTCAAACCGCAGCACCTCACGGCGCTTCTCAGCCCGTTTGGCCGCCCCCACGTCGAGGTCTCGACGCTCAAAGTCCTCTGCACCGCAGAAAACATCGCCAATCCAAACGCAGTCAAGGTAGTGACCGCTGCGGATGGCCGCGCCCTCTATTTCAGCCGCGCCACGATTCCCTACGACCGCGACCAGACCAGACCGCTGTATTGGAAGCACATTGGCCTTTACGCTTATCGCAAGGCTGCTCTCGAACGCTTCCCTTCCCTTCCCCCCAGCGCTCTTGAGCAAAGCGAACGTCTCGAACAGCTCCGCTTCCTCGAAAATGGGATCAATCTCTACGTCGAACCTACGGAGTTCGACACGATCGGCGTCGATACCGAAGACGATCTGCGGCGAGTCGAAGCTCTGTTGCGCTGATTACTGAATGGCCTGGGCGCGCCAGTCTGCTGCCCAATGCGAAGGCTTTGGTCCCATCACAAAGTGCAGGGTTGAACCAGCCATGATGTCCTCGTAGCGGATGAGTGGCCGCGTCAGTGGCTTGCCATTCAACGTTGCCGACTGGATATACACGTTGGCGGCGGAGTTATTGTCGGCCACCACGGTGAACTGCTTTCCATTGGCGACCCGAAGGCTCATTTTGCGGAACATGGGACTGCCGATCATGTAGTCCCCCGATGCCGGGTTCACGGGATAAATACCAAGCGCAGTGAAGAGATACCACGCCGACATCTGACCGCAGTCGTCATCGCCATCGAGGCCGACAGGCTGACCGGCATACTCTGCGAGGGCGATCTCGCGCACCTTCGCCTGCGTCTTCCAGGGCTCGCCGCTGAAGTCGTATAGGTAACCGTAGTGGTGGCTTGGCTCGTTGCTGTGAACGTTATGCCCACCGGCAAAGTGCTGATCGAGCTTGGCGTTATAGGCTGCGGCGCCGCCCATTAGATTGAGGATGCCAGCCTCGTCGTGCAAAGGTGCCCAGGTGTAAACCCAGGCCGTGCCTTCCGTCCATCCGGCATCTTCGGCTGCCCATTTTCCGTCAGAGGTCTTGCCTCGCATCAGCCCGTCTGCAGAGTTGTAGAGGTGGCGGTCGTTCAACGAGCGATGCAGAAAGAACTGATAGTCCTTCTCTTTACCGAGTGCCTTGGCGACCTGCGCTACGCACCAGTCGTCGTAACTGTCCTCGAGCGTTCGCGATGCGGCCTCCGCAGTTTTATCGGTGGGAACATAGCCGAGCGCCTTGTAGTAAGTGAGTCCTCCTCGCGCTTCATAAGGCGTATGCTCCTCGCGGTCGGCCCAGCGGCGCGTCGTATCTCCATCGGGCGGCGTCATCGCGTCCTTGTAAACAGCCTTCCACGCCAAGTCGCGATCGAAGCCATGAAAGCCCTTGCGGATAGCCTCTGCCACCAGCGAGTCCGCGTGGGTACCGATCATGATGTTGGTGTAGCCCGGATTCGGCCACTTCGGCATCCAGCCGCCCTCACGATAGTTCTGCAGCAAGGCGGTAATCATGCCATCGACGCGCTCAGGAGCGAGCAACGTCAGCATGCTGTTCTCCGCGCGAAAGGTATCCCATATCGAATAGGCGGTGTACGACTCGCCCTGATGAATAGTGTCGTCGAACGCGCTGTAGTAGCGGCCGTCTTCGGAGAAGACGCGGGGATAGAGCAGTGCATGATAGGCAGCGGTATAGACCGTCCGTCGCTCTTCGTCCGAAGCGCCCTGCAATCCGATCCTGTCGAGCTTCGCCTGCCACTTGTCGCGCAATGCCTGCCGGACGGCTGCAAAGTTCCATTCGGGAATCTCTCTTTTCAGGTTTGCGCGCGCCTGATCCACGCTGATGAAGGATGTGCCGACACGCAGCTCAATGACCTGTTGTGCTTTGGCCGGAGCAAAGGTTGCGTAGGCTCCGCGAGCATGGGCCGCCTGTGCGTCATCCATGCCATAGGTATCGGCCTTTTGAAATGCCTGCCGGAACTGAACGACGAAATAGCCTTTAAAGTTTTTGAGCGCAGCCGGTCCAAGATGGGCATCCATTCGGTCGGGGTTGTAGCCGGTAATCTCATGGTTCGCCGCGTCGATCTGCACCGCTCCGGCATGGCCTGCTCTTGAGGCTTCAATCAAAATTCGCGATGGAGTGTTCGCCGGAAAGGTGAAGCGCATATAGCTGCACCGCTCGGTCGCTGTCATCTCCGAGCGAATCTGTTTACCACTCCCGGCATCGAGCGCTACCGAATAAAAATTAGGATGCGCAACTTCATTGGCGTGGCTAAAAGGCAGCTTCCGTTCTTCTGGAGTCGTCTTCAGATCGCCGATCTCGGGCATCAGCGTGACGTATCCGTAATCGCCCATCCAGATCGCGGGTTGATGCGTTCCGATAAATCCAGAGATCGTCTTGTCGTCGTAGTTATACGAGACCACGCTGATCTTGTTCTGACGCGTCTGCGGCGTCCAGTTCGTCATACCAAAGGGCGGAGTAACGAAGGGCATCGTGCCGCCGTAACCGATCTTGCCGCTGGCAGTGCCTATCAGCGGATTGACCCAGTCAATCGACCCTGCAGGAGACGCAGCCAGCAGGGATACGGCGGAACCAAGGAATACAAGCGAAGCCACAGCACGAAGAAGGAATGGTCGATACATAGCACCAAATTTATATCGAAATCGACCGTTCGCTCGTTACAAAAATTTATTTCGACTCAGTCGCAGGTCTAAAGCAAAAATCCATCTTGTCGGCGTGCACCGTCACTGCGACATCTTCCAGTGACTCAGCCACCCACTCCGCCCGCCGTAACTCTTCGAGCGAGTGCGTCCCCAGCACTCCAAGAACACGGCACCCTGCGGCAATACCAGCCCCCACTCCAGACGGTGCGTCTTCCACCACAACGCAGTCCTCGGGACGAAAACCAAGCAGTTCAGCCCCGCGCCGGTACGGCTCAGGATCGGGCTTGCCACGCTCCACCATGTCTCCGCTAATAATTCGTGATGGAATCGGCAGTCCTACAGCCTCCAACCGTCCCAGCATTAATCGACGCGTAGCCGAGGTTACGATCGCCCATCTCTCGATCGGGAGACTCTCCAGCAGCATTTTTACGCCGGGCAACACCTTGAGGTCGGCCATATCCTCAATCTCCATGTCTTCGATCACGCGCAGCCCTTCCTGCGGATCGATATCCGGGCGTAACGACTTCACAATGTCGATGGCACGAACACCATGCGGCACAGTGTAGGTCTCTGCATTCGGCACGTTATAAATCTCTGCCCACCGCCGCCAGCACCGCACCACCGAACCGATGGAGCTGATCAGCACTCCATCCATGTCAAACAAGAGACCCTTTGCCTCAACACAAACCTGCTCGCTCAAACAGCGCTCCCCTGCAACACAAACCTCTGCGCCGCCTCTAATATCTTCGTCACCGACTCGGACGAACAGCTCTCGCAATACACGCGCAGCAGCGGCTCGGTACCCGAGGCACGCAAGAGCAGCCATGTCTCTGCAACATTTGGCTTGCCTGCACAATCCTGGTTATCGAGGAAAAATTTAATGCCGTCCATCGTCTCGACGCGAAGCACCTTCATCCCCGCGATCTCCACCACTCCAGCCTTCGCGCGTGAGATTGCCGACTGCTTGATGGACTCATCAATGTGCATATCTACGCGTCCGTACTGATGCTCCCCAAACTCTTCCTGCAACGCAGCAACTAATTCTCCGAGCGTCTTTTTCTCATCGGCCATCACATTCGCCAGCAGAAGAGAGTTCAGCATTCCGTCTCGCTCCGGCAAGTGCCGGCTAATGCCAATCCCGCCGGACTCCTCGCCACCGATCAGAATCTCTTGCTCAAGCATCAACTCACAGACATACTTGAAGCCGATACCGTGCTCATGCAGTCTGCGACCATGCTTCGCCGAGATGCGATCGATCATCTTGGTGGTGTTGAAGGCCCGCGTTACATCGCCCGGCCACTTCTTACGCTCCAGCAACCATTTCAGCAGCACTGAAAAAATCTTGTGCGCATCCACAACATTGCCATGTTCATCCACAGCGCCTATACGATCTGCATCGCCATCGGTAATTAAACCGGCATCGCAATGTTCTGCGGCCACTGCTACCTGCGTCTCGCAAATATTCGGAAGAATGGGTTCGGGATTGATCCCCGGAAACGACGGGTTGATCTCACTCCGAATCTCTACAAAGGGAACCTGCGCCTGGGTGAAGATGCCCGCAAGTACACCACGTCCAGCGCCATACATCACATCGATCAAATATTTATAACCAGACGCCCGAATCGCATCAAGATCCACAAATCGCGTGATCGCGGCAATATAACCTGGATTGAAATTGACTTCTTCGATTGCCGCCGGTGCTGCACTCTTTGCCAGAGGCTTTCCGAGGTAGCTTTCAATTGCGGTCATGATCGACGGCAAGCCCGATCCGCCATAACTCGCCTTGTACTTCACGCCATTCCACTCCGCAGGATTGTGGCTCGATGTAATCATCACGCCACCCGCTGCCTTGCGCTCGCGCACCGCATAAGAGAGCGCAGGCGTAGGGGTAATCTCCGCTGCCAAAGCTACCGGAATCCCCGCGTTCGCCAAAACCTCCGCAACTACCTTCGCAAAAGAGCGTGAGCCGAAACGCGTGTCATAAGCAATGCAAACCCCAGCCGCGGCATCTTCATGGGCCAGCACATAGTTTGCAATCGCCGCGGCCGCCACGCGCACATTGGCATAGGTAAAGTCATCGGCAATAATGCCGCGCCAGCCATCCGTTCCAAACTTCACCGCTGTCTCTGCCATCACTCTCGCCGTCATCCGCTAAATTAGGTCTTCCCGTCCAGCCTTTTTCAACTCCGCAACCACTTTGCCCACATCCTGCGATCGTTCACGCGTCGTAATCAGCAACGCGTCTTTCGTCTGCACCACGACCAGATTGTTCACGCCCACCAGCGCAATCACCTTGCCGGGCGCATAGACATAGTTGCCGTTGGAATCGATGGAGACGCATAGCGGGTCGGTCTCGTCAAACACATTCGCAAAAGCCAGCTTCTCGGGCGAACAGTCTGCCATGTTCTCGTGCAGCGTCGACCAACACCCAAGATCGTTCCACTGGAAATCGCCAGGCAGACAGTAGATCTCCGCTTCGGCTTCGCCCTTTCGTGACCTCGGCTCCAGCACGGCGTAGTCGATGCTGATGTTATCGCACTGCGGATAAAGCTCAGCAAACACACTTGTAAACTTATCTGTACCGTACGCTGCCGCAATCTTTTCAAGCAACGGCGCCATCGCAGGACAATATTCTCGGATTGCTCCAGCCAGTGTCCGCGCGCTCCACAAAAAGATGCCGCTGTTCCAGGCGTAATTCCCTGTCGCCACAAACTGTTCGGCATTCTCCTTGTCAGGCTTCTCGGTAAACCGCCTTACCCTATGAGCCTCGATTCCATCTGCAATCATGGTTGCATCATCGGCAACCGCGCCCTGCTCGATGTAACCATAGCCTGTCTCAGCCCGAGTAGGAGGCACACCCAGAACCACAATCTTGTCGCCGCTGGCGGCCAGCTTCGCACCCGCATGAATCACCTTCGCGAATCGCTCACTGTCCTTGACCACCTGGTCCGACGGAAATACACCGATCACCGTATCGGGCTCAGTCTTCTCCAGCAAAAATGCCGCCAACGCACACGCTGGAGCTGTATTTCTCGCAGCCGGTTCGCTCAGGATCTGCGTTCGTGGAACCTCCGGCAACTGCTCCGCGATCACCTCATCCAAAAGCTCATTGGTAATGACCCACACATTGGCAGTATCCGCCAACGGACTGAGCCGCTTCAGCGTCTGCTGAATCATGGTCTCGTCGCCATCGAGAGCAAGCACCTGCTTCGCCTTCGCCTTTCGGCTTCGAGGCCAAAAGCGTGTCCCGCTGCCACCTGCAAGAATCACTGGAGCGAACCGCAACTCCGACCTGCCGACTTCTATGGACATACAGCTCCGTCTCAAAGGAAAGACCGCACATTCCCAGTGCGGCCTTTCTTTTATTCAATCTCTAGCGCAACGACGCAAAATACTCCCGCATCCGTTTCACGCCTTCATCAATGACATCGTGTGAAACCGCATACGACAGCCGAATATGCTCATTCGTTCCGAATGCCTCGCCCGGAACCACAACAACATGCGCCTCACTGAGAAGCTTCGCAGCGAGGTCTGAAGCGGATTTGATACCGCCCTTACCGATGAAATTTTTCACGTTGGGATAGACATAAAACGCTCCCTGAGGCACCGTGCACGTCAATCCAGGAATCGTCTTGAAGCCTTCGAGCACCTGATTGCGCAGCTTGATGTAGTCCGCGCGCATCTCCGTCACGCATTGCTGCGAACCGCTCACAGCCGCTATCGAAGCACGTTGCACCATGCTTGCCGTGTTGGATGTGCTCTGCGACTGCAACTTGCTCATCGCCGCAATAATAGGCTTCGGTCCCAGCGCGAAACCTGCCCGCCAGCCAGTCATCGCATAGGTCTTCGAGAGCGATCCCAAAATCACAACATGTTCTTTGCAGTCGGTGAACGAGCCGCCACTGACAATCTCGCCGGTAAAGTTCAGGTAGACATAGCACTCATCCAGCAGAACGTAGATGTCACGCTTATGCGCCAACCGGACAATCGCTTCCAGGTCTTCGGGCGATACCACCGCGCCCGAAGGGTTCGACGGCGTATTCAGAATAATCGCCTTCGTCTTCGGCGTAATCGCATCCTCGATCATCTTCGCTGTGACGCGAAAATTCTCCGCCTCATCGGTTTCGACGAGAACTACCTTGCCGCCAGCGTACTGAATGATGTCCTTAAAAGAAACCCAGTAGGGCACTGGAAGAATTACTTCATCGCCGTGGTCAACGAGCACTTGAACGGCATTGAACAGGGCCAGCTTGCCGCCTGTCGTGAACACGCACTCGTCGGGCGTGTAGTTCGAACCAAAGTCGGCCGCGTGACGATCTACAATCGCCTTCCGAATCTCGGGAATGCCGGCAACATTTGTATAACGGGTAAAGTTCTTCTCGATCGCATCGATGGCCGCGTCTTTAATGTGCCGCGGCGTCGCAAAATGCGGTTCTCCCGCGCCAAAATCGGCTAGATTGACACCCTCAGACTTCAATTTGAGCGCCGCCGCCGTAATTGCCATCGTCGCAGAGACTTCAATGCGGTCGATCCGATCCGCAAATATCTTCGTTGCCGTTAAGCTCATATACCTAGTTTGTCAGATTTACCTTGCAAGATAAAGCATTCCCTGCGATTTACGGCCACTGGTCCCTGCAAAACCAAGATTCGTCATGGTTAGTGCAAATGTTGCTGCAAGCCATTTCGGTCCTATGGCTTCGATCTTCGGCAAGTCTTCGTCTAAAAATCCTCGACGCTGATCGGCAAATAGAACGAAAAGACTGACCCTTGCGATGGCTGGCTTGTAACCTCAATCGAGCCTCCGTGAGCTTCCACAATCGCCTTTGCGATGGCTAACCCCATCCCCGTGCCCTGCACCCGATAGCGTTGTCCCTGCCCCCGGTAAAACTTGTCGAAGACCATCATGCGCTCAAAATCATCAATCCCAGCACCGCGGTCCGCAATGCTGGTCATAAGCTGGTTCTTTGCTATCTCGGCGCTGATAAAGATAGGACTACCCTCCGCCGAATACTTCGCCGCATTTTCAAGCAGATGTTGAATGACTTTGCCGATCCGCTCGAGGTCCATTTCCACCAAGGGCAGTGAATCCGGTAACCGGATATCGACAGGATGCGTCCGAAGCTGAGGCTGTATTGCGTGCAATGCAAGATCCACGGCCTCTCGTATCGAATGCATCTGCATATCCAGCTTGATATCGTGTGCGTCCAGCGCAGCCATCTCCATTGCCTGGCCCACCAGCCGGTTCAACCGTTCAGCCTCCTCTTCAATCACCTGCATCATCTCTCCGCGCTGTTCTTGATCAAGCAGGACATTGGAGCGCAGCGTCGTAATTGCAGCGGTAATGGAAGTCAGAGGAGTCCGCAATTCATGCGCCACAGCGTCCAGAAGCGCGTTCCGCAGCCGCTCACTTTCGCGAGAGGCTTCCACCCGGGTAAGCGTCTCCATCGCACCGGCACGTTCGATGGCGATGGCCGCCAGTCCGCAAACCGCATCCAAAGCCTCCGGTGACGGCCCTATGCCAGTGATCCCCACGGCACCAATCGGCTGTGTCCCCAACAAAATAGGCGCCAGGGTAACTCCGCGCGTCTCATCCCGTCGATGATCTCGCGTAAAAGCAGTATCACGAAGCTCTGCTGCCGTTACGTCCATAAAATTCGGATGTGACCTGTAGACCCTGTCCTTCTCGCGGAGATAAACAGCGGCACCAGCAAGACTGAAGGTAGCTGCAATCATCTGCGGCAACATATTTAGCAGATCGATAACATTGCCCGTCACCAGCATTTGCTGGCTGAATTCGTAGAGCCGCTCTGCCTCCCGTTGGCGGAAGTGCGACATCTTCGCCTCGCGGCGCGCACGCTCCGCCAGTTGGCTGGCGACGATCCCAGTCAGTAGGAACGCGAGGAGCGCGATCCAATTGCGCGAGTCGCCAATCGTAAACGTATGAACCGGCGGCAAAAAGAAGAAATTCAGTGCAGCCGATGACAAGATCGAAAGATAGACCGCATGGCGAAGCCCCCAATTTGCGGCCACTAGTAAGATGACCATCAGAAAGGTCAAAGCCACAGTCATCTCGTTTGCGTGCACCCACCGGAAGTACACGGCTACAATGGCAGCAATCACCACGGTCGAGACGCTATATCGCAGCACGCTGTAGATAATCGATCGTCGCACACCCATATGTTAGACCTATGACCACTCGCGAACCATCAAACGGTAGCACAAAGAGCCCGGAAGAATGGCTGGAAAAAATTGCGCCTGAAAAGACCCGTGGCACCTTTAAACTCTTCCTCGGCTACGCGCCCGGCGTTGGCAAAACCTATAACATGCTCAGCGAAGCCATCCGCCGCCGCCAGCGCGGTGAAGATATCGTTGTCGGCGTAGTCGAAACTCATGGGCGTCCACGTACGGCTGAACTTGCCGAGCAGCTTGAGCAAGTTCCTCGACAGAAGATCGAGTACAGAGGGGTCGTCTTCGAGGAGATGGACCTCGATGGAATCCTCGCCCGCAAGCCGCAGATCGTTCTCATCGACGAGTTAGCTCACACCAATATCGAAGGCAGTAAGCACCGCAAGCGATACGAAGATGTTCTTGATATTCTCGCGGCGAATATCGATGTGCTTGCGACAATGAATGTCCAACACATCGAAAGCGTTGCACCCACGGTGCAGAGCGTCACCGGGATCCAGATTCGCGAGACCGTGCCTGACTGGCTCGTTCAGCGCGCCGACGAGATCGTCATGGCCGATCTCACCCCCGAGGCCCTGCAAACTCGAATGCGGCGCGGTGATATTTACGGAGTTGATCGTGCCGAAAAGGCCCTCGCCAACTTCTTCCGCCGCGGCAACCTCATCGCCCTTCGTGAATTAGCGCTGCAGCATGTCACCAAAGCCGTAGACCGCACCCTCACTGCCTATATGGATGCAAAGCGCATCCAGGAGCACTGGGCCGTTCGAGAGCGGGTTGCCGTCTGCATCAGCTCCAACAGCGCCTCTCAAATACTGATTACCCGCGGCGCGCGGATATCGGAAGGCGTCGGAGGCGAACTCTTCGTCCTGCACATCGACACAGGCAGCAGCGATGAAGAACAGAGCACGCTTGCCGCGAACATGCAGTTCGCACGCAACCTTGGAGCACAGGTAACTACCATCAAAGGCACGAGCGTCGCGCACGCGGCAGCCGAGTTTGTTCGCGAAAAACGCATCACCCACATCATCTTCGGCAGAACCGCGGTCAGCGGTTTTCGCAAATATCTTTACTACTGGGCAATTCAACACTTCCTCTCAGAAGCGCCAAGCGTGGACGTCCATATCGTGACACAGCATCGGGAGCGGGAATGAAGTCGATCGATCGGGGCCAACCAGCAAAGATACTTATTGTGGACGATGAGCCGCAAATCATCCGAGTGCTCCGCACCGCGCTCTCCACGCAGGGCTATGTAATTCGCATCGCAGGCAATGGCGTTGAAGGTGCGGATATCGCTCTTGAGTGGAAGCCGGATCTAATCATCACCGATGTCTCTATGCCAGAGATGAATGGGGTAGAGCTCTGCCGGGAACTTCGCACCAACTCCGATGTACCCATCATTGTTCTCTCAGTCCGCAATAACGAGCGCATGAAGATTGAGGCGCTCGACGCCGGTGCTGACGATTATGTGACCAAGCCATTCAGCATTCAGGAATTGCAGGCTCGTGTCCGCGCCCAGCTCAGG from Granulicella sp. L56 includes these protein-coding regions:
- a CDS encoding PBP1A family penicillin-binding protein, which codes for MTFFALLGASAVFGAMCGLMLIYSINLPQMTDLARYRPSTTTELLDVHGKVFGSFALERRVVVPYAEFPPMLREAIISIEDKSFESNWGVNLMRAVEAAYRDLHEDQRAQGASTITMQLARNLFLSSEKTYGRKLQEIFLSMQIERRFTKQQIFELYANQIYLGRGTYGFEAGSEYYFSKHVRDLTLPEAALLAALPKGPEYYSPARYPERALKRRNLVLNEMLHDGKISQAQADAAKSAPLGLHLEAPANSVAPYFVEEVRRQLEKEYGVEEVHGAGLRVYTTLDLGLQQIANQAVLNGTASYERREGWKGNLRNVVLSGMDLDSYKNPDWTQEVVKGTYVHGVVTEVAAKRVVVKLGNQQAVLGPEDWAWTQNVDGDSFLRTGDIVYARIEGSRPDGTLRASLQQDSGAQASLMAMDNATGEVVAMVGGRDFALSQFNRATQAERQAGSSFKPYVYTTAFEAGAKPTDIIVDGPTTFPTPSGPYTPHNYEQNYLGAMTLTNAFAESRNIPALKLAYKYGIRKVIETAHRFGVTSDMPAFLPVAIGAADITLYEQVGSYSVFPNDGIRIEPHYIRRVTQANGLPFDEKPPQINEVISVETAREMMQLLQTVVRGGTATAAAQLNHPLGGKTGTTNNYTDAWFIGFSPSVTCGTWIGFDNRQSLGDKETGARAALPIWMEFMRAVIADKPNEAFATAGAPKKTLNMQGSQSGVTVLPTKPIVPKAPAGQAVSVDKTGAKQTPAPSKYVEPQSFWVSKPPASGSAARKTNGPKPSAGSQSFWVSKPNGTK
- a CDS encoding S41 family peptidase, coding for MPKISKILLLVVSVVLVLTVFLGVNSSGVSAASEQDGAYNQINVYSEVLRHIQTDYVVDPNINSVTNGALRGLLESLDTDSSYLTPEEYKNYKTDKGGKAQVGINVSKRFGYATVVSVIPGSPADKANLNDGDIIEAIGTLDTRDLSLVMIRKMLEGDSGSELTISVVRPRKAAPDKLTMTRAVVDYPPVSETMYENSSILYLKPDILDHEHVQQVEQKLKGMQKAGNKKILLDLRNVAAGDMPDAMRLANFLLPSGTIASLEGQKVEKQTFSVDPSKTINATAPIEVLVNRGTSGPAELVAAALLDNKRAELVGERTFGEGAQQKTFELPDGGAVILTVAKYESPSGKKLQDDAVMPQVLVASNIPDEDEDDDETSESKPVAAPQKPSVTVDDQLTKALELLKNKAA
- the kdsB gene encoding 3-deoxy-manno-octulosonate cytidylyltransferase, whose translation is MLDSRPSEKLPPIVLGVIPARLASTRLPRKVLRTIAGKPMLAWVYEAAKACPQLSDVLIATDSPEVADLCERNGWAFQMTSPDLPSGTDRVHAVSQLVHADIYVNIQGDEPLLKPQHLTALLSPFGRPHVEVSTLKVLCTAENIANPNAVKVVTAADGRALYFSRATIPYDRDQTRPLYWKHIGLYAYRKAALERFPSLPPSALEQSERLEQLRFLENGINLYVEPTEFDTIGVDTEDDLRRVEALLR